In the Pseudoliparis swirei isolate HS2019 ecotype Mariana Trench chromosome 19, NWPU_hadal_v1, whole genome shotgun sequence genome, one interval contains:
- the rnaseh2c gene encoding ribonuclease H2 subunit C: MSCNTRVTRVQVSSVGEAQRVPVHLMPCEIEHNGPAQVSRYLTATTKDCKLEKTVSFRGRGLKGQELSCPQGYTGLVMKEINKSSSDQEDRTLTVSSVFDKLTYWNLETLPNSDDTVVMAMDWPELAEAIHGPVED, encoded by the exons ATGTCTTGTAACACCAGGGTTACTCGTGTTCAGGTATCATCTGTGGGTGAGGCCCAGCGAGTCCCAGTTCACCTCATGCCCTGTGAGATTGAACACAATGGGCCGGCCCAGGTCTCCAGATACCTCACTGCTACCACGAAAGACTGCAAACTAG AAAAGACCGTGTCATTTCGAGGACGTGGATTGAAAGGGCAGGAGCTCAGCTGTCCACAGGGCTACACTGGCTTGGTGATGAAAGAGATCAACAAGTCCAGCTCTGACCAAGAG GACCGGACATTGACGGTATCCTCTGTGTTTGACAAGCTGACCTACTGGAACCTGGAGACGCTGCCAAACTCTGACGACACGGTCGTGATGGCGATGGATTGGCCTGAGTTGGCCGAGGCG ATCCACGGCCCAGTCGAAGActga
- the si:ch73-22a13.3 gene encoding inositol-trisphosphate 3-kinase B isoform X1, translated as MEGTERKRTMVNDCSAILSDEMHQHMTISEKPSSSCKRIRVRSRPRLKSTKSFPPYSQCIGGLGEGEEGDNELNSESSNVPRDNTNEVAEGTERKEDFELNAKCARDEVKAKWKNRRKERLWGSHEDASDGWERARCSGKRSGEESGRERECGLPPNSERKHLRGRNSSFEMDMKEEEDEERKRSPVAAAEIEKEERGENLEGGVEVAEELTGMRKISSTHQWSTPHPILSKLLQSSSTSSTSSVNFSSAESDEVFSEGEDVGSRRRAFRKFRTWKSYLTVMHWSMRRQSSWVQLAGHQGTFQLSEGGEVLKLYSEVEAKCLDCLMRDPLRPFVPQYHGLVTKGDHCYIRLEDLLSGLRKPVIMDCKMGVRTYQEEELIKGRNKATLRRDMYQKMVEIDPSALSAEEHEQGGVTKCRYLQWRDTNSSTSTLGFRIEGVMMEDGSVQRDFRKIRTLAQVTEAFLFSTGRQLEILKAYHSRLLALRDALKNSLFFRTHEVIGSSLLFVHDHSSQASVWMIDFAKTTPVPDASPLRHNIPWAEGSREDGYLIGLTSLITSLSRAISVASWQQEGSCGEEKTDA; from the exons ATGGAGGGGACGGAGCGCAAGCGAACTATGGTTAACGACTGTTCTGCCATACTGTCAGATGAGATGCACCAACATATGACAATCAGTGAAAAGCCTTCCAGCAGCTGCAAGAGGATCCGAGTGAGATCCAGGCCCAGACTGAAGTCCACAAAAAGTTTCCCACCGTACAGTCAGTGTATAGGTGGACTCGGAGAGGGCGAGGAGGGGGACAATGAGCTCAACTCAGAATCGAGTAACGTGCCGAGGGACAACACAAATGAGGTCGCTGAAGGCACAGAAAGGAAAGAGGACTTTGAATTGAACGCAAAATGTGCAAGGGATGAGGTGAAGGCAAAATGGAAgaacaggaggaaggagagactcTGGGGGAGCCATGAAGATGCTTCAGACGGTTGGGAGAGGGCGAGGTGCAGCGGGAAAAGAAGCGGAGAAGAGagtggaagagagagggagtgtgggCTGCCCCCTAACAGCGAGAGGAAACACTTGAGAGGAAGAAACTCCAGTTTTGAGATGGAcatgaaagaagaagaggatgaagagaggaagaggtctcctgttgcagcagcagagatagagaaggaggagagaggggagaaccTGGAGGGGGGGGTTGAAGTGGCAGAGGAGTTGACAGGGATGAGAAAGATCTCCTCAACACATCAGTGGTCCACACCGCACCCAATCCTCTCCAAGCTTTTGcaatcctcctccacctcctccacctcctccgtcaACTTCTCCTCAGCGGAGAGCGACGAGGTCTTCAGTGAAGGAGAAGATGTTGGCTCAAGGAGGAGGGCATTTAGGAAG TTCCGCACCTGGAAATCCTACCTGACCGTGATGCACTGGTCGATGCGGAGGCAGAGCTCCTGGGTCCAGCTGGCTGGACATCAAG GCACCTTCCAGCTGAGTGAGGGAGGTGAGGTGTTGAAACTGTACAGTGAAGTAGAGGCAAAGTGTCTGGACTGCCTGATGAGAGACCCGCTGAGACCCTTTGTCCCTCAATACCACGGCTTGGTCACCAAGGGGGACCACTGCTACATCCGCCTGGAGGACTTGCTGAGCGGCCTGAGGAAACCGGTCATCATGGACTGCAAGATGGGAGTCAG GACATACCAGGAAGAAGAGCTGATCAAAGGCCGGAATAAAGCTACCCTGCGGCGTGACATGTACCAGAAGATGGTGGAAATAGACCCGTCCGCTCTATCGGCGGAGGAACATGAACAGGGAGGGGTGACCAAGTGTCGATACCTCCAGTGGAGGGATACCAACAGTTCTACGTCCACACTGGGCTTCAGGATAGAAGGTGTCATG ATGGAGGACGGAAGTGTCCAACGGGACTTCAGGAAAATTCGGACTCTAGCTCAGGTCACGGAGGCGTTCCTCTTCTCCACCGGGAGACAGCTGGAAATCCTG AAAGCCTACCACTCCAGGCTCCTGGCACTGAGGGATGCACTGAAGAACTCATTATTTTTCAGAACCCATGAG GTGATTGGCAGCTCGCTTCTCTTTGTCCACGACCACAGCAGCCAGGCCAGCGTGTGGATGATAGACTTTGCGAAGACGACACCGGTGCCCGACGCGAGCCCGCTCAGACACAACATCCCGTGGGCTGAGGGGAGCAGAGAGGACGGCTACCTCATCGGGCTGACCTCCCTCATCACTTCTCTGAGCCGGGCCATCAGTGTGGCCTCTTGGCAGCAGGAGGGCAGCTGTGGAGAAGAAAAGACTGATGCATGA
- the si:ch73-22a13.3 gene encoding inositol-trisphosphate 3-kinase B isoform X2 produces MEGTERKRTMVNDCSAILSDEMHQHMTISEKPSSSCKRIRVRSRPRLKSTKSFPPYSQCIGGLGEGEEGDNELNSESSNVPRDNTNEVAEGTERKEDFELNAKCARDEVKAKWKNRRKERLWGSHEDASDGWERARCSGKRSGEESGRERECGLPPNSERKHLRGRNSSFEMDMKEEEDEERKRSPVAAAEIEKEERGENLEGGVEVAEELTGMRKISSTHQWSTPHPILSKLLQSSSTSSTSSVNFSSAESDEVFSEGEDVGSRRRAFRKFRTWKSYLTVMHWSMRRQSSWVQLAGHQGTFQLSEGGEVLKLYSEVEAKCLDCLMRDPLRPFVPQYHGLVTKGDHCYIRLEDLLSGLRKPVIMDCKMGVRTYQEEELIKGRNKATLRRDMYQKMVEIDPSALSAEEHEQGGVTKCRYLQWRDTNSSTSTLGFRIEGVMMEDGSVQRDFRKIRTLAQVTEAFLFSTGRQLEILKAYHSRLLALRDALKNSLFFRTHEQPGQRVDDRLCEDDTGARREPAQTQHPVG; encoded by the exons ATGGAGGGGACGGAGCGCAAGCGAACTATGGTTAACGACTGTTCTGCCATACTGTCAGATGAGATGCACCAACATATGACAATCAGTGAAAAGCCTTCCAGCAGCTGCAAGAGGATCCGAGTGAGATCCAGGCCCAGACTGAAGTCCACAAAAAGTTTCCCACCGTACAGTCAGTGTATAGGTGGACTCGGAGAGGGCGAGGAGGGGGACAATGAGCTCAACTCAGAATCGAGTAACGTGCCGAGGGACAACACAAATGAGGTCGCTGAAGGCACAGAAAGGAAAGAGGACTTTGAATTGAACGCAAAATGTGCAAGGGATGAGGTGAAGGCAAAATGGAAgaacaggaggaaggagagactcTGGGGGAGCCATGAAGATGCTTCAGACGGTTGGGAGAGGGCGAGGTGCAGCGGGAAAAGAAGCGGAGAAGAGagtggaagagagagggagtgtgggCTGCCCCCTAACAGCGAGAGGAAACACTTGAGAGGAAGAAACTCCAGTTTTGAGATGGAcatgaaagaagaagaggatgaagagaggaagaggtctcctgttgcagcagcagagatagagaaggaggagagaggggagaaccTGGAGGGGGGGGTTGAAGTGGCAGAGGAGTTGACAGGGATGAGAAAGATCTCCTCAACACATCAGTGGTCCACACCGCACCCAATCCTCTCCAAGCTTTTGcaatcctcctccacctcctccacctcctccgtcaACTTCTCCTCAGCGGAGAGCGACGAGGTCTTCAGTGAAGGAGAAGATGTTGGCTCAAGGAGGAGGGCATTTAGGAAG TTCCGCACCTGGAAATCCTACCTGACCGTGATGCACTGGTCGATGCGGAGGCAGAGCTCCTGGGTCCAGCTGGCTGGACATCAAG GCACCTTCCAGCTGAGTGAGGGAGGTGAGGTGTTGAAACTGTACAGTGAAGTAGAGGCAAAGTGTCTGGACTGCCTGATGAGAGACCCGCTGAGACCCTTTGTCCCTCAATACCACGGCTTGGTCACCAAGGGGGACCACTGCTACATCCGCCTGGAGGACTTGCTGAGCGGCCTGAGGAAACCGGTCATCATGGACTGCAAGATGGGAGTCAG GACATACCAGGAAGAAGAGCTGATCAAAGGCCGGAATAAAGCTACCCTGCGGCGTGACATGTACCAGAAGATGGTGGAAATAGACCCGTCCGCTCTATCGGCGGAGGAACATGAACAGGGAGGGGTGACCAAGTGTCGATACCTCCAGTGGAGGGATACCAACAGTTCTACGTCCACACTGGGCTTCAGGATAGAAGGTGTCATG ATGGAGGACGGAAGTGTCCAACGGGACTTCAGGAAAATTCGGACTCTAGCTCAGGTCACGGAGGCGTTCCTCTTCTCCACCGGGAGACAGCTGGAAATCCTG AAAGCCTACCACTCCAGGCTCCTGGCACTGAGGGATGCACTGAAGAACTCATTATTTTTCAGAACCCATGAG CAGCCAGGCCAGCGTGTGGATGATAGACTTTGCGAAGACGACACCGGTGCCCGACGCGAGCCCGCTCAGACACAACATCCCGTGGGCTGA